The following is a genomic window from Nymphaea colorata isolate Beijing-Zhang1983 chromosome 3, ASM883128v2, whole genome shotgun sequence.
ATGTTAtcagttttaaattttgtgtgCATCAAAATGgaatttcttatgagatttCTCTGTGCAGATTTTGGATAATGGTTGTGCTTATGTAATTGATGGTGATGTGTACTTCTCCGTCGACAAATTTCCTGATTATGGTCGCCTGTCTGGTCGAAAGCTAGAAGATAATAGAGCAGGTGAGCGGGTTGCCGTGGATTCGAGAAAGCAAAATCCAGCTGATTTTGCATTATGGAAAGTAAGTTTTTAATGAGAAGATGATGTTCAGTTCTTTCTTTCAGTGATTAGTGTAAAGCTGTAAACATTTCTTTTACACTTTGATTTGTCACCAAAAGGAAGTATTTTCTATCTGATTGCAGTCAACAAAGCCTGGTGAACCATCTTGGGAAAGTCCCTGGGGACCTGGGAGACCTGGATGGCATATTGAGTGCAGTGCTATGAGTGCCACTTATCTTGGTCACTCTTTTGATATCCATGGAGGAGGAATGGACCTTGTATTTCCACACCATGAGAATGAGATTGCACAAAGTTGTGCTGCCTGCTCTAAGAGTCAAGTTGGCTATTGGATGCATAATGGCTTTGTCAATGTAAACTCAGAGAAAATGTCTAAATCACTAGGAAACTTCTTCACTATCCGTCAGGTACAGTAGGACCTTGGTCGCAACATCTTGTTTCAAAATCCACAGGTCCTTTCTCTAAGAATAACTTCTGTGTGGTCCTCCCTTTTGTACCTCCTCTGTGATATTTTTGTGTTATAGGTGATAGATCTTTACCATCCACTGGCTTTGAGGCTTTTCCTGCTGGGTACACATTATCGCTCTCCAATGAACTACTCGACTGTGCTACTTGAGAGTGCATCTGATCGTGCTTTTTACATCTATCAGGTATGTTGTTATCATGTCaacaattttatatgtatgcAGAGGTTGCTGAATCTCAGTAATTGTTTGCCTTGTGAAATCATTTCAGAGTCTACATGATTGTGAAAAGCTGCTGCTCCAGTCTCATGGGTCTCAATTAAAGGACACTGTGGCAGTTGAGACACAAGACTGCATTAGAAGGTTTCATGCTGCTTTCCGAACTTCTATGTCAGATGACCTACATACTAATGTTGTCTTGGCTGCTTTAACTGAACCACTGAAGACCATGAATGATCTTCTCCACACACGCAAGGTACATGTCTTTGTGCTGTCAGATGTTGGTCCTGTTAATTTATCTCATCACTCAACTGTGTTCTTTCCAATATTGCTTTTCAGGGGAAGAAGCAGGCGCTGCGCATTGAAACTCTGCAAGCTCTAGAGAAGGAAGTCAGTAGTGTCTTGAGCATCCTGGGGTTGATGCCATCTAATTGTTCTGAGGTTTGAACTAGCAAACCAAACTATGGAGAACTAGGTcacttattttgtaattttcagtGGCTACTTGAAGCATTACCGTTTTTTATTGAATCAGGTTGTAGGACAGCTGAAAAGCAAAGCATTGTTGCGAGCTGGGATTACTGAAGAGGAAGTTTTGATAAAAATTGAGGACCGAAATTCAGCTAGGAAGAACAAGGACTATGAGAAATCCGATAAGATCAGGGAGGAGTTGGCAGTGAAAGGGATTGCACTTATGGATAATCCTGATGGAACCACATGGAGACCTAGCGTTCCTCTTGAAATGCAAGAACTATTGATTTCTTCAACATGACCTTGTAAAAGAGGGGAATGCGTGCTTCCCATTTCCTCAGCCATAAACATGGTCATCCATGCCATGCCATTTACTAattgattaaataaaaattGAGTTCTTTTGGGGCTTGAATTTATTAATCTAGCATGTGTAATGTCGTCATTTTTAATAGAAAAACTGTGGTTTGAAAGCCTTTTATCAGTTTCTATTCTCTTTGGGCATTGAAACCTCAAGGTTCTTTAACTTAAGTTCTTCAACTTCTGGTGAGGTTGGCATCTTTCATGTGCAAGTATTTTTAGTTGAGGGATTTGCTCCATGGCAATCTAACTTCAGGCTTTTCAGTTATGATGGTGCTGGCTAATCATCTAGCTAGCGGTCTTGTTGATCGAACAGGAGAATTCTGAGATTAGGTGGGCAGCGCACTGTTTTAATGCATCTCGCCCTAGGCATTGATCATGGATATGCTCTTGATGGCCTACCGATAATGGTAGAGttacaaaaaattgaatgtTCTTAGTGACATTTCACATTTCTAAGTACTCACTTGATCTGCAGGGTGGTCTGCCAAAAACTTCCATTTCCCTTTCAGGCtgagtggtttttttttttttttgtttttctccacTGCTTTGAAAAGAGGCTTCGGCTTTCTCCCTCTGCCTCTCGCTCTTGACTCTTGAGGTTTACAAAGCATAGTTTAAGGCCTTTATGATTTAGATTCTAAAGGAGTGTGTTGGAGCATGATAGCGACCACAAAAATTGTAACCTAAATCTTTAGATGTGGACTACCTTACCGGTCAATACACTATTCCTCGGGGCTGCCagaaactttctttgttttctcatcTTGACAATGGTTTGAGTTGGCCAAATAAAACGCTAGCTTGAGTTAGTCAAGATGAACGAGAAGTATGCAGGAATGAAAGGGAATGTGTCTGAACACTGGATTTTTCCTGTTGTTTCTTTATTAGATATATGTTCCTTGCCTTCTCTGAAAAGCAGCTTACGTTGGAAGCAACTTCCGCTCTAATAAAATTTTTTCACACTTATTTAACAGTTTTcatggaaaagaaatttttaatttaaaaagaacACGAAAAATGGTCTTCCCCTAAGGTTATAGGCAAAAAACGGACTCCAATTTACAATACAATGAACAAAAAGGTATTCATTTCAAAGACATTTTCTAAAGAGTGCAGGTGAAGAATTCCACGCGTCCGACCCACTCGAAGCTTCTTGGAAACTTCTCGGAAAGAGGCAAAAAGACCTTCCAAAACCTGGCTACTATAAGGGCCTCTCTCATCGCCCCTTTTCGGATTTTTCCGTCCAACCTTGCGGCCAGAGGTCGTCTCCTgttagaggaagaaaaagaagatggatGATCCGTCGATGGAGCCGTGGGCTACGCTTATCCTGCTCACCTTGTTTCTTCTATACGTCATGCTAGCCGGTTCGGTGTCCGTAATCTCGTTTTTGCCTGAGAAATCAGCCGAGACAGAGGCCCTGAGAAGGGTTAGCCTCGTCGTCGCTGTTTTGTTGATGTATGATTACGGTCTTCGACTGTGGTCGATGCTGCCGACGGATAGGATGTGGATGGCCTGGATCTTCTTTGCCACCGTCACGGTTGGGGCCATCGGACTCGTCGTCCTCTCCTGGAAGCTTAGCCATCGAGAGCCCCAAAAGAAAACCAGTACCGGTGCATCCAGGGATCTGCAGGCGCCGTTGCTCAACACTTCTGATGTTCCTACCCAGTCTTCTTCCTGAAGGTATCGTAATCATGTTGTGGCATTTAACCTATAATAAGAACTTATGTTGATTTGGATTTACGTGTATGTTCGTAGAAAAAATCATTGTGGAACCTTGATTGTTAGTTCTTATATATCGTGAAGACAAGAAATACAAATGACATAAAGACGTCTTGTGTTTTGTGTTCTCTATCCCGCTCTGTCCTAGTAATTCTTAGTTGCGGATGGAAGtctgggctctctctctctctctcttgctattTTGTTATTTCGAATTGTTGGGATTATAGGTTGGAAAAGGGGAATTggtttgtcttcttctttctgtggAAAATTGCTTGGTGGTGGACAAAGTAGGGAAGAGGAAGAGCCCCGATGAGACCCCCTTCCATGCCTTAATTGAGTTCAACCTAATTGTTCGAAGTTCCGTTTGAGGAGGTATCTGTGCATTTCCTTCTTTGGGGTACTTCAACAGTCTATGAAGGCCAAGACTTTTACAATATTTTGGTATGGGTGCCTCCACCATGAACATACATCGTCACTAGGGAATATCGTGGGGAGTGCACTCATTCTTTATGGTCAAATATTCTGACAATAATCAATTGCCCTTCCATAGTGAAGCTCCAATCTTCTGATTCCTAGGCATCTTATGCTGCTTTGCACTTCGACAGCACTAGTGGCTTAATTCGCAGGACACCAAACCAACAGCTCCACTAGTATTGCTAGCTCAAATGCCATTGCTTAGGCTTTTGATGCTTGTAGCCATCCTCGCCAGCCGGTTTCGTCAAATTGGTTATCTTAGTAGGAAGAGCATCCGTTAGTATGGTGGATCCGTCAATtcttttggggggggggggggggggggggggcatctgtttcctctttcttcttagTAATGGCAGCTCATAGTTTGCCGTTAAATTTGCTTCCTGAAGCGTGCAGATCTAACTCGTTCCTCCATGAGAGTGAGTTGTAGTTCGATCCTCAACAACTTGGTCTACTGGAGGTTCCTTGTGCTCGGATG
Proteins encoded in this region:
- the LOC116250920 gene encoding cysteine--tRNA ligase, chloroplastic/mitochondrial-like isoform X1 translates to MGTLVRWWRIVPPYFLSYPLHFTTKSGLTSIKSLSRRRPTKDFCRSFCSISQARFCSSFSVSASSSVQDDNNGFTPTPKFQIFNTMSKQKEEFRPMVPGKVGMYVCGVTTYDLSHIGHARVYVTFDVLYRYLRHLGYDVCYVRNFTDVDDKIIARSNELAEDPLSLSNRYCNEFLIDMASLHCLPPSVEPRVSEHINQIIDMIKQILDNGCAYVIDGDVYFSVDKFPDYGRLSGRKLEDNRAGERVAVDSRKQNPADFALWKSTKPGEPSWESPWGPGRPGWHIECSAMSATYLGHSFDIHGGGMDLVFPHHENEIAQSCAACSKSQVGYWMHNGFVNVNSEKMSKSLGNFFTIRQVIDLYHPLALRLFLLGTHYRSPMNYSTVLLESASDRAFYIYQSLHDCEKLLLQSHGSQLKDTVAVETQDCIRRFHAAFRTSMSDDLHTNVVLAALTEPLKTMNDLLHTRKGKKQALRIETLQALEKEVSSVLSILGLMPSNCSEVVGQLKSKALLRAGITEEEVLIKIEDRNSARKNKDYEKSDKIREELAVKGIALMDNPDGTTWRPSVPLEMQELLISST
- the LOC116250920 gene encoding cysteine--tRNA ligase CPS1 homolog, chloroplastic/mitochondrial-like isoform X2 gives rise to the protein MASLHCLPPSVEPRVSEHINQIIDMIKQILDNGCAYVIDGDVYFSVDKFPDYGRLSGRKLEDNRAGERVAVDSRKQNPADFALWKSTKPGEPSWESPWGPGRPGWHIECSAMSATYLGHSFDIHGGGMDLVFPHHENEIAQSCAACSKSQVGYWMHNGFVNVNSEKMSKSLGNFFTIRQVIDLYHPLALRLFLLGTHYRSPMNYSTVLLESASDRAFYIYQSLHDCEKLLLQSHGSQLKDTVAVETQDCIRRFHAAFRTSMSDDLHTNVVLAALTEPLKTMNDLLHTRKGKKQALRIETLQALEKEVSSVLSILGLMPSNCSEVVGQLKSKALLRAGITEEEVLIKIEDRNSARKNKDYEKSDKIREELAVKGIALMDNPDGTTWRPSVPLEMQELLISST